Within the Candidatus Alcyoniella australis genome, the region CATCTCGCGCAGCTTTTGCAGCTCGATCGAGGCTGCGCCCGCGCCTAATTTGTCGCGCAGGTCCGATTGTAAAAAAGATGGTCCTGCCGTTGCGGCGAACAACAGCACGTTGCGCAGTTCGACGTTGACCAGCAACTTGGAAAGCGCCCAGCCCAGGGCCTGGCGCACCGCCTGTTCGCCTCCCTCTTCGTCCTCCGGGTCGAGGCTGAGGATTGAGCGCTGCTTGATTTCGTCGGCAAAGCGTTGCGGATCCTCGCCGGTCCAAGCGAGGATCGAGGACAGCACCTTGCACGCCAGCGGATGTCCGTCCAGGGAGCGCGCGATTATGCCCAGCTGGTCCAGGCCGACGTTGTAATTTGGGCAGTGGCCGCGGCACAAGGCGATCGAGCTGGTGAAGTCCAGGCCGCCCAGGCCGCAATCGGACCCGGCGGGGTAGCCGATCTCGCCCTCAATCCCCGCGCCCGGGACGCGCGAAGTCGCCAGCAGTTGAAACGCGCGCAGGGGGAGGGCGTTGAGCAATTCGATCATCCCGACTGCATCGCCTTTTAGGGGGCCGCGGTCGATATCCCTGATCAGCAGCAGTCTGCGGCCGCTGTATAGCTCCTCGGGCAAACAGCCCAGGGCCTCGGCCGGGCTGAGACGAGCGGCTTGGTCGCCCAGTAGAAAGCCGGCGACGCGCAACCAAAGCTCGTCCACCGAGCGATAGCTCGCGGCGTCGATAGCCAGTACGCCGTCGTAGCGGCTGCGCAGACTCTCCACGGCCATTCGTGCCAGGGTCGAGCGCCCGACACCCGGGATTCCGTGGACAATCACGCAGCGTGCGCCGCCGGAGTACAGTTCGCAAAGCTCGTCGCGCTCCTGCTCTCTGCCCAAGGCGCGCCGCGGTAGTGTGATCTCGCCTAGGTCGTGCTGGGGAGTTATCAGCGTGAGCTTGCCGCTACGGCGCTCGTCGCGGATCGTCTCAACGCGGTCGGAAAGCAGACCCTGGCTCAAGCCGAGCTCGGCGCTGAGCTGCATTAACAACAGCCGCACGTCCTCGTGGTCTTTATCGAGCCGGCCGATGATGTACTGCGTGGCCAGCCGCAGCAGCACCTGGTCATGGCTCAGCTCGAGGTCGGCGAGCTTAAACAGTTCGAGCAGCAGCCGGTTGAGCTGCGGCAGACGCTCGCCCTTGATCTCGGAGGAGATCCACGAGGCGAGCAGCGTAGTGCGCTGGAACATGTCCGGGTCGTCCTGCGCCTCGATCTGCGACAGCTTGGAGTAGATGAACGGTGCGTCGCGCAACAGGCGCTCAAGGCGCGAGCGCTGGTGAAACAAAGAAGCATATTGAGCGCCGGAGACCAACAGTTCGACAGCCTTGTCCCAGGGCTTGGACAGCAGTTGGCGCGCCGCCTCCTGCGCCTGGCGGCTGAGGCTGAAAGACGCCGCTACCAGGGTTAGAAATCGGTTGAGCTCGACCAGGGCGCTCAAGCGTTTAGCCCGCAAGCACCTTGCCGAAGATCTCGATGGCGCGGTCGATCTGTTCGGCTGATACGTTGAGGTGGGTCACGGCGCGGATTGTGTCCGGCCCAAAGGGTACCGTGAGCACGCCGTAGGTTCCGAGGATCTCGACCAGCTCGATCACGCCGTGGAGGCAGTCATCGAGCCTGATTAAAACGATATTGGTCTCGACTTGCGACAGCCGGATCTGGATTTGCGGCAGGGTCGCCAGCCCCTCGGCCAGGCGTCGGGCGTTGGCATGGTCCAGCGCCAGTCGGTCAACGTTGTTCTCCAGAGCGTAGAGACCGGCGGCGGCGATAATCCCGACCTGGCGCATGCCGCCGCCCAGGCGCTTGCGCACTCTGCGGGCGTGTTCGATCAGCTCGGACGAGCCGGCGAGGACTGAACCGATGGGGCAGCCCAGCCCCTTGCTCAGGCAGATGTTCACCGTGTCGGCACAGGCCGCGTACTGCGCCGCGTCGATCCCCGAGGCGATCTGGGCGTTGAACAGCCGCGCGCCATCGAGGTGCACGGCGATCCCCAATTCGTGTGCCGTGTGCGCCACGTTCTGCATCGCGTCCAACGGGTAGACCCGGCCGCCGGCCTTGTTGTGCGTGTTCTCCAGGCAGATCAGTCGCGTGATCGGCTGGTGTACGTTTTGGCCCAAGTGCACGCGGGCCTTGATCTGGTCGGCGTGCAGAACGCCGCCGACCCCCTCCAGCAGCTTGACGGTCACGCCCGACAGGGCCGCTGGAGAGCCGCTCTCGTTGTTGGGGATGTGCGCGTTGGCCTCGCAGATGATCTCGTCGCCGGGACGGGTATGTACCACGATCGCCGTCTGGTTGGACATCACGCCGCTGGGCATAAACAGCGCCGATTGCTTACCCAGCAGTGCGGCGACTTTGCGCTCGAGCAGCGCCGTTGTCGGATCGTCGCCAAAAACGTCGTCGCCCACTTCGGCCGCGACGATGGCCGCGCGCATCGCGTCTGAGGGTCTGGTTACGGTGTCACTGCGCAGGTCGACGATCTGCTCCATTATGCGATCCTCCTGGGCGAGCATGTCTTCTGGCAAAGTCCGTTCGTCGCGCGACAGTATTATGAATTCTCTGCGATGCCGTAGCGCCGCAGTTTTTCGTAGAGCGTAGATTTGGCTATGCCCAGCGCCCGGGCCGCTTTGGTGCGGTTGCCGCCGTGGCGCGCCAAAGTGGCAATGATCGCCTCGTGTTCGATCTCGGACAGCGTAAGACCGTTCTCGCGGGCCGCGCCGCCAGGCCCCTGGGCCATCTGGCGTGCTTGGACGATCGTCTCGGTGCCGATTGTTTCGGATTCGCTGAGCAGCGCGGCGCGCGATAGCACGTTGCGCAGTTGGCGCACGTTCCCGGGCCAGTCCAGATCGCGCAGCATCTCCAGAGCAGCCTCATCGAGCCGCTTGTCGCGTGAGATGTCGGCGAGCAACACATTGGCGATCAGCTCGATGTCCTCGGGCCGCGTGCTTAGCGGCGGAATGTGGATCGGGAAGACCGAGATCCGGTAGTAAAGGTCCGTGCGGAAAGTGCCGTTCTCGACCTCGACCGCCAAGTTGCGGTTGCTGGCGGCGACGATTCGTACGTCGACCGGCACCGGAGTGTCTGAACCAACCGGGATCGCCTCGCCGGACTCAAGCACGCGCAGCAGTTTGGCCTGCAGGTCCAACGGCAGTTCCCCCAGTTCGTCGAGGAACAACGTGCCGCCGTCCGTGGCCATCAGCAGCCCGGGACGTGATTTGGTTGCGTCGGTGAACGCGCCCTTAACGTGGCCGAACAGCTCGCTCTCGAAAATCTGCGAGGACAGGGCCGCGCAGTTCACCGCGATGAACGGGCCGTCGCAACGGGGCGAGAGATCGTGAAGTGCTCGCGCCGCGAGTTCCTTACCGACTCCCGTGGCACCGCTGATCAGTACCGGTACGTCGACCGGGGCCAGCCGTTTGAGCAACGCGAACAGGCGGCGCATCGACTCGGAACGGCCTGCCATGCCGCAGAAGAGATGATCAGGTTCGAGCTCGAGCGCGATGTGCTCGGAGCGCGTCTGGATCGCCAGCAGCGTATTGCCCAAACGAATTTGGGCGCCGGGAGGCACGGCGGCCGAGGCGACGCGCACGTCGTTGACAAAGGTTCCGTTCTTGCTTTCCAGGTCGCGTAGCTGCACGTCGGCGTCCGTAGGGAACAGCTCGATGTGCCGGCTGGAAACGCAGCTGTCATTGAGCACCAGGTCGCAATCAGGCGCTGCTCCGACCACGATCGGCGAGTCGATGTTCAGCTTCATACCCGCGTCGGGACCGGAAACGATTTTGAGCTCGACGATCGCAAGCTCAATCCCCTGCTCGTCGACTTTGATCAGCCGCGTGCCCGGTCTGTCGAACGGTCCGAAATTTGAGCGGCGCAGATCCTCGTAGTTGAAGCTGTAACTGCCGACCTCGATCTTGCCGCTGGACGCGATAGGCTGGTCGGCGTCGGCAAGCGCGTCCGCAGCGCTCCCTTGGGCCTGGAGGAACAGCTGCGGGCCGCGCCTGATGAATACCAGCCGGAAATCACGTGGGTCGTCCGGAGAGGGAGGGGGGAGCACCAGATCGTTGTGCTGTTCGGTACCGATCGAGAGCACGCCGAGATTGGTCAGGGAACAGACAACATCGTTTCCGTTGCAGACCGTGACCCGGATACTCATTTTGCCCGTCGCCTGCGGGCGATGAACAGCAGGGCGGCCAGTGCGGTTAGCAGCGAGGCGGCGACCCGGGAGCTGCTCGTGGAGAGCGCGCACAGGCCGTCGCCGGAATCTTCTTCTTCCTCCTCGTCGTCGCCGAAAATGTCATCGGGGTCGACTTCGTCGCAATCCTCGTCAACCTCGCCGTCGCAGTTGTTGTCGATCCCGTCGTCGCAGACCTCGCGATGACCCGGATAGGCATCTGCCTCGTCGTCCTCGCAGTCATTGCCGCGGCAGGGTGCGCCCTGGGCCATGTAGCCGTCGCCGTCGGCATCGCAGATCGCGCGGCCCAAGGCGCCGCCGGCCAGGGAGAAGCGCTGCGGTTCGCTGAGCTCGTGGGCCACGACCAGCAGTTCCCATTGACCGGCTTGCGGGTCCTGGACCACAACCTGTTCGACATTGTTGCGACTGTCGCGTCCGCGCTGGGCAGCCTGATCCGGATATTTAGGATCGGCGACCAGCGGACGATGTTCAACTCCCTCGGGGTCGATCAGCAGCAGGTCCAGGTCGTTGATCAGCGTTCCGGACGAGCCGGGCGCGGCCGCGGGGTCGTCCCAGGCCAGTGTCACGCGCAGCTTGTTGATCCGCGGCGGCAGATCGAACGTTTCGCTGTACTCCTCGCTGGTCTCATCGAGTTGGGCCACGGCGTAGCCCCCTAGCTTGGTCAGCGTAGCGGCATGCCAGATGTTGAGCCTGCCGAATCCGTACTTGAAATCAGGGCCCTCCAAACCAAGGTCGAGGGCTGTCTGCAACAGGATCGCTTTAATCAGCGAAGGCGGCGTATCGGACTCGCCGTTGTCGCGCAACTGCTCAAGGACCAGCGCGGCCGATCCCGAGACCACCGGCGCGGCCATTGATGTGCCGCACCAGCCCTCGGCACCGTACTTGTGATTGGGCAGGGTACTCTTAATGTAGCCTTTGTCGTCGCCGTCGCAGCCCGGGGCCACGATATCCGGCTTGACCCGGCCGTCGTCGGTCGGACCCCACGATGAGAAGGAGGTCATGTCGTCGGTGGTCGATTGCACGGCGCCGACCACGATCGTGTTCTTGGCCGAGGCGGGCGGCGGTAGGGAATCCCAGCCGTCGAACGGGTCGATGCCGCATTCGCCCATGTTGCGCTGATTGCCGGCGGCAAAGACCACGACTAATGTTGCGCCCGCCGTGCCGGTGATCACCTGGTCGTAGCCGCGAGCCAGGTCCCCGTAGTGTCCGAGGCTGTCGCAGTTGTCCAGACTGTCGGCAACGTAGCTGCCCCAGGAGTTCTGGCTGATGTCCACGCCGAGCTCCACGGCGCGCTCGAAGTCCGTCAGCGAGCCGTTGAAATCCCAGGAGACGATCTGCGCGCCGAGAGCCATGCCGCGCCACTGACGGGAGTCGCCCCCCTGGTCTTGCGAATGCGAGCCGTCGCCGGCCATGGTGCCGGCCACGTGCGTGGCGTGGGAGCTGATCTCGGAAATGTCCTCGGTCTGGAGCCTGCCTGAAAAATCCTTATGTGCGAACACGTGTCCGCCGTCCCAGATTCCGAGCACCACGCCCGAGCCGTCGAGGTTCAGCGGCGAGGATTGGGCCTTGTTTGCGCCGACGCTGGGACGAATCGAGTCGTTGAGCAGAATCAGCGGCCCGTCGGCGCGCTCGATGTAGAACACGCCGTCGACTTGTAACGCGCGGCTAAGCTCGGTTCGCTCGATCGTGCCCACGAGCTGTCCCAGGAAGCTTCGTGATTCTTCAATGCGGAAGCCGCAGGACTCGAGCTGCGAAGCGGTGCGTTTGAAATCGACGTCCGGGCTGATGTGGAGCACAACGCGCGGCCGTTCGCCGGCCCGCGACAATAGCGGATCGATGCGGAACTCCTCGCGCCAGGCCAGTGCCCCGCTGAGCATGCGCTCCAGGCCTGTGGACGCGGACGGGACCCGAATAAGCAGGGCGCCGCCGGAGACCGGGCCGATCACGACGACGCCGGATTGGGTCAGGCTGCGCGAATTGTAGCCCGGTGCGGGCGTGACCAACGCCAGGGAACCGGCCAGGCCGGCAAGGGTCTGTCGCAGTTGCGGGGTCGCCTGCTGCCCAAGCTCCACGTTGCCGGTCGCGAGTCGCAACTCCGCACTCAAGGCGGCAAGCGGCAGCAGGATAATCAGCGCCAGAATCGATGTGAAAAGCCGTTTCATACTGCCTTCCGTGCGAACGCCAAGGCTCACAGGGGCTTGAACGTGGAGATCTCCAGCCGCACGTCGAGCACCGAGGCGTCGCGCGCCCGGCTCTTGATGCTCGCGTTCTTGATGCTCAGCAGCACCTCGGAGTCGCGCAGGGCGAGCATGTATTCGGCGAGCTGCTGTAGGCTGATTCCGCGCAGACTGATTTCGACCGCCTCCTCTCTGTAGTGCGGATTGGTCGGCTTGCTGCGGTTGATCGCCTCGTCGATCTGGATTCCCAGCGGCGAGGCCAGCGACTCCAGGGTGGTCAATAGCGAGGTGTTGCCCGCATTCTCGATCTTGGTCTGGGAACTGCGCAGACGGGCGCGGATCGGCGCGTACTGCTGTGCCAGCTCCTGGACCGCCAGCAGTTCCGAGCGCGGGTCGTCGGATACGACCGCTGCGCCCTTGCTGCCGAACGAGCCGCTGAGCAGGATCAACATCAGGATCACCAGCGCCGCTGAGGCGGCACCGATTAGAATTTTCTCGCGAGCGCTGATCGGCCTCATTTGGTCACCAGGGAGATGATCAGTTTGAATTTCACCTTGCCGTCCGGCGTGCGGTCGACGTTCTCTTTGCGGATCGAGGAGACTCCGTCGAGCTGCTTGAGCACCGACTCGACGCGGTCAACGTCCTCGAAGTCGTTGACCTCGCCCTCGATGCGCACCACGTCGGTGGTGATCTCCATGCGTTTGAAGTCCACGGTCAGATCGCTCGCCGGGGTCTTGTCGGACATCCGGTACAGCAGGTCGACAGTCGAGACGCTGCCGTCGCCGAGCTCACCGATCAGCTTGAGTTTCTCGCGATCGACGCGGATGCGTTCCTCAAAGGTCGCGCGTACGTTGCTGGGCACCGGCTCTCCGGGGAAGTTCTCGCGCCAGATCGTCGAGATATGCTGCTGCGCCTCGCGCGACTTGCCGCGGGTCGCGGCGTAGCCCATATAGCAGTTGGCGATCAGCAGCACGGCGAGCACCGCGGCCATCACGATCAGTGGTTTGGCCTTGCCGCCGAGCTGTTGCGAAACGCGGGCTGCGGCAAAGGGCCCGGTGCGGAAGTTGAGCTTGCTCGAGCGCGGGGAGCCCGCTCCGACCAACGCCAGTCCGGCGCAGAGCGCGGCATACGGCGCGGTCGCGGGGTCGGGCTCGATCTCGCGTTGAGGCACGGCGGCGAACGGGTCGAAACGCTCCACCGTCGTCTCGAGCTGATCGGATAGCCAGTCGGCGAAACCCTGCAGCGTGCTCGTCCCGCCGCTGATCAGCACGCGTTCGATCTTGCGCTCCCCGGCCAGGCCGTTCAAAGTCTGGCGCAGGTCGGTCATCCACGGCTCCAGCGCCCGCAGCACGATCTCGCGCAGCCGCGCCGTGGTCTCGCCCGGCTGGTTCGGATCGAGGTTGACCTCTTGCTGTTTGCCGCGTTCGGCCTCGGAAAGGGAGCAGTTCAGCTCGCGGGCCAGCGCCTCGGTGATGTCGCGGCCGCCGCGGCTGATCGTGCGCACGGCCCGTGGACCGCCGTTGTCGAACAGTGC harbors:
- the gspL gene encoding type II secretion system protein GspL produces the protein MAHRILGLDIAADRICGTVIETSLRGRKLVFHHQMAIDPTSGEDHPAAAEQDEAELLGPALRALRDFLLQIDSGFDEIVVAMPARSVVWRTLELPFTKRSKIQQVVPFEVESGLPYDLSEMLLNTQLLQTRDNTSLIGVYLTRKEVIAAQLAKLGEFGVDPRVITPGHWALINAARPALEGSQGLEVVIDVGYRNTLLALFDNGGPRAVRTISRGGRDITEALARELNCSLSEAERGKQQEVNLDPNQPGETTARLREIVLRALEPWMTDLRQTLNGLAGERKIERVLISGGTSTLQGFADWLSDQLETTVERFDPFAAVPQREIEPDPATAPYAALCAGLALVGAGSPRSSKLNFRTGPFAAARVSQQLGGKAKPLIVMAAVLAVLLIANCYMGYAATRGKSREAQQHISTIWRENFPGEPVPSNVRATFEERIRVDREKLKLIGELGDGSVSTVDLLYRMSDKTPASDLTVDFKRMEITTDVVRIEGEVNDFEDVDRVESVLKQLDGVSSIRKENVDRTPDGKVKFKLIISLVTK
- a CDS encoding ATP-binding protein, whose amino-acid sequence is MSALVELNRFLTLVAASFSLSRQAQEAARQLLSKPWDKAVELLVSGAQYASLFHQRSRLERLLRDAPFIYSKLSQIEAQDDPDMFQRTTLLASWISSEIKGERLPQLNRLLLELFKLADLELSHDQVLLRLATQYIIGRLDKDHEDVRLLLMQLSAELGLSQGLLSDRVETIRDERRSGKLTLITPQHDLGEITLPRRALGREQERDELCELYSGGARCVIVHGIPGVGRSTLARMAVESLRSRYDGVLAIDAASYRSVDELWLRVAGFLLGDQAARLSPAEALGCLPEELYSGRRLLLIRDIDRGPLKGDAVGMIELLNALPLRAFQLLATSRVPGAGIEGEIGYPAGSDCGLGGLDFTSSIALCRGHCPNYNVGLDQLGIIARSLDGHPLACKVLSSILAWTGEDPQRFADEIKQRSILSLDPEDEEGGEQAVRQALGWALSKLLVNVELRNVLLFAATAGPSFLQSDLRDKLGAGAASIELQKLREMGLVQTLTADGSERYRLHPLLCEVLKAGPVVA
- a CDS encoding sigma 54-interacting transcriptional regulator gives rise to the protein MSIRVTVCNGNDVVCSLTNLGVLSIGTEQHNDLVLPPPSPDDPRDFRLVFIRRGPQLFLQAQGSAADALADADQPIASSGKIEVGSYSFNYEDLRRSNFGPFDRPGTRLIKVDEQGIELAIVELKIVSGPDAGMKLNIDSPIVVGAAPDCDLVLNDSCVSSRHIELFPTDADVQLRDLESKNGTFVNDVRVASAAVPPGAQIRLGNTLLAIQTRSEHIALELEPDHLFCGMAGRSESMRRLFALLKRLAPVDVPVLISGATGVGKELAARALHDLSPRCDGPFIAVNCAALSSQIFESELFGHVKGAFTDATKSRPGLLMATDGGTLFLDELGELPLDLQAKLLRVLESGEAIPVGSDTPVPVDVRIVAASNRNLAVEVENGTFRTDLYYRISVFPIHIPPLSTRPEDIELIANVLLADISRDKRLDEAALEMLRDLDWPGNVRQLRNVLSRAALLSESETIGTETIVQARQMAQGPGGAARENGLTLSEIEHEAIIATLARHGGNRTKAARALGIAKSTLYEKLRRYGIAENS
- a CDS encoding S8 family serine peptidase, producing the protein MKRLFTSILALIILLPLAALSAELRLATGNVELGQQATPQLRQTLAGLAGSLALVTPAPGYNSRSLTQSGVVVIGPVSGGALLIRVPSASTGLERMLSGALAWREEFRIDPLLSRAGERPRVVLHISPDVDFKRTASQLESCGFRIEESRSFLGQLVGTIERTELSRALQVDGVFYIERADGPLILLNDSIRPSVGANKAQSSPLNLDGSGVVLGIWDGGHVFAHKDFSGRLQTEDISEISSHATHVAGTMAGDGSHSQDQGGDSRQWRGMALGAQIVSWDFNGSLTDFERAVELGVDISQNSWGSYVADSLDNCDSLGHYGDLARGYDQVITGTAGATLVVVFAAGNQRNMGECGIDPFDGWDSLPPPASAKNTIVVGAVQSTTDDMTSFSSWGPTDDGRVKPDIVAPGCDGDDKGYIKSTLPNHKYGAEGWCGTSMAAPVVSGSAALVLEQLRDNGESDTPPSLIKAILLQTALDLGLEGPDFKYGFGRLNIWHAATLTKLGGYAVAQLDETSEEYSETFDLPPRINKLRVTLAWDDPAAAPGSSGTLINDLDLLLIDPEGVEHRPLVADPKYPDQAAQRGRDSRNNVEQVVVQDPQAGQWELLVVAHELSEPQRFSLAGGALGRAICDADGDGYMAQGAPCRGNDCEDDEADAYPGHREVCDDGIDNNCDGEVDEDCDEVDPDDIFGDDEEEEEDSGDGLCALSTSSSRVAASLLTALAALLFIARRRRAK
- a CDS encoding GntG family PLP-dependent aldolase; its protein translation is MEQIVDLRSDTVTRPSDAMRAAIVAAEVGDDVFGDDPTTALLERKVAALLGKQSALFMPSGVMSNQTAIVVHTRPGDEIICEANAHIPNNESGSPAALSGVTVKLLEGVGGVLHADQIKARVHLGQNVHQPITRLICLENTHNKAGGRVYPLDAMQNVAHTAHELGIAVHLDGARLFNAQIASGIDAAQYAACADTVNICLSKGLGCPIGSVLAGSSELIEHARRVRKRLGGGMRQVGIIAAAGLYALENNVDRLALDHANARRLAEGLATLPQIQIRLSQVETNIVLIRLDDCLHGVIELVEILGTYGVLTVPFGPDTIRAVTHLNVSAEQIDRAIEIFGKVLAG